One Aphidius gifuensis isolate YNYX2018 linkage group LG3, ASM1490517v1, whole genome shotgun sequence DNA window includes the following coding sequences:
- the LOC122851904 gene encoding protein 5NUC-like isoform X4, with protein MKSNFLILHTLLVVIFFDSVLARLISHNDGFTLRVIHTNDMHSRFEQTSAIATECQTANETERKCYGGFARLATLIREARTSNIPTLFLNAGDTYQGTAWFSVHKWKIVSKFLNILKPDAMSLGNHEFDDGPDGLVPFIREATFPIVTANLDLSNETELAATPLKKSIILNVKGHKIGIIGYVTPQTELISFSRNVKFLDEITEIRKEVKKLQSQGIKILIAVGHSGFAVDKKIAAEVDGIDLVIGGHTNTFLYTGIHPDIEIPEGLYPTEIMQESGKKAYVVQAYAYTKYLENLTIDFDHNGAIESIFGDPILLDSSIKEAQDVLAELEKWRPALDDLAKQEVGSTTVLIDGDSKSCRRQECNFGNLITDAIVNYHANQYSKTDGWTDAPIAFVNAGGIRSSIDRTPSDMIMMSDVLAALPFNTSVVKLEILGEVLLEVLEWSVYTLDEGDTSNLNGAFLQYSGIQCAYRSFFEKWRRWL; from the exons atgaaatcaaattttttaattctacatACGTTGCTAGTTGTTATTTTCTTCGACAGTGTTTTAGCGCGTTTAATTTCTCATAATGATGGATTTACCCTTAGAGTTATTCACACAAACGACATGCATTCCAG ATTTGAACAGACATCGGCAATTGCTACAGAATGCCAAACAGCAAATGAAACTGAAAGAAAATGTTACGGTGGCTTCGCTCGCCTCGCAACTTTGATAAGGGAAGCACGGACATCTAATATTCCAACCCTTTTCCTCAATGCTGGTGATACCTACCAAG GTACTGCTTGGTTCAGTGTACACAAATGGAAGATTGTATCAAAGTTTTTGAACATTCTCAAACCAGATGCCATG TCTTTAGGGAATCACGAATTTGACGATGGTCCAGATGGTTTAGTACCTTTCATTAGAGAAGCAACATTTCCTATTGTAACAGCCAATTTAGATCTTTCCAATGAAACTGAATTGGCAGCTACAccgttaaaaaaaagtattattctCAATGTGAAAGGTCACAAAATTGGTATCATTGGATATGTCACACCACAGACGGAGTTGATTTCTTTTTCAAGAAACGTTAAATTTCTCGATGAAATTACAGAAATACggaaagaagtaaaaaaactacaatctcaaggaataaaaattttaattgctgTTGGTCACTCTGGTTTTGctgttgacaaaaaaattgctGCTGAAGTTGATGGGATTGATTTAGTCATTGGTGGACACACGAATACTTTTCTGTATACTGGAATACATCCAGACATTGAAATTCCAGAAGGACTTTATCCTACTGAAATAATGCAAGAAAGTGGTAAAAAAGCTTATGTTGTTCAAGCATATGCTTACACGAAATATTTGGAGAATCTCACAATCGATTTTGACCACAATGGAGCTATCGAAAGTATTTTTGGTGATCCAATTCTACTCGACAGTAGCATCAAAGAAGCACAAGATGTTTTGGCTGAACTTGAAAAATGGCGACCTGCTTTAGATGATTTAGCAAAACAGGAAGTCGGTTCAACAACTGTTTTAATTGACGGAGATAGTAAAAGTTGCAGGAGACAAGAGTGTAATTTCGGTAATCTTATTACGGATGCTATCGTCAACTAt CACGCAAACCAATACTCTAAGACCGATGGATGGACTGATGCACCAATTGCTTTTGTAAATGCTGGAGGCATTAGATCATCGATTGATAGAACTCCCAGTGACATG ATTATGATGAGTGATGTTCTTGCTGCACTGCCATTCAATACAAGTGTAgttaaattagaaatattgGGGGAGGTGCTTTTGGAAGTACTTGAATGGAGTGTATACACACTTGATGAAGGAGATACAAGCAATCTTAATGGAGCGTTTTTGCAGTATTCGGGAATTCAG TGTGCTTACAGGTCATTTTTTGAGAAATGGCGGAGATGGTTATAA
- the LOC122851904 gene encoding protein 5NUC-like isoform X3 has translation MKSNFLILHTLLVVIFFDSVLARLISHNDGFTLRVIHTNDMHSRFEQTSAIATECQTANETERKCYGGFARLATLIREARTSNIPTLFLNAGDTYQGTAWFSVHKWKIVSKFLNILKPDAMSLGNHEFDDGPDGLVPFIREATFPIVTANLDLSNETELAATPLKKSIILNVKGHKIGIIGYVTPQTELISFSRNVKFLDEITEIRKEVKKLQSQGIKILIAVGHSGFAVDKKIAAEVDGIDLVIGGHTNTFLYTGIHPDIEIPEGLYPTEIMQESGKKAYVVQAYAYTKYLENLTIDFDHNGAIESIFGDPILLDSSIKEAQDVLAELEKWRPALDDLAKQEVGSTTVLIDGDSKSCRRQECNFGNLITDAIVNYHANQYSKTDGWTDAPIAFVNAGGIRSSIDRTPSDMIMMSDVLAALPFNTSVVKLEILGEVLLEVLEWSVYTLDEGDTSNLNGAFLQYSGIQVTYDLSKPGGSRVISVFVRCSKCRVPSYKKLKNNSMYSVLTGHFLRNGGDGYKMLVNLKWSSEGITTDAVLVEYLKMHSPIHPEVGWRINFVIPSRERKVNHSDSINSGSKIFRRTILFPLFLMPLMFYRMA, from the exons atgaaatcaaattttttaattctacatACGTTGCTAGTTGTTATTTTCTTCGACAGTGTTTTAGCGCGTTTAATTTCTCATAATGATGGATTTACCCTTAGAGTTATTCACACAAACGACATGCATTCCAG ATTTGAACAGACATCGGCAATTGCTACAGAATGCCAAACAGCAAATGAAACTGAAAGAAAATGTTACGGTGGCTTCGCTCGCCTCGCAACTTTGATAAGGGAAGCACGGACATCTAATATTCCAACCCTTTTCCTCAATGCTGGTGATACCTACCAAG GTACTGCTTGGTTCAGTGTACACAAATGGAAGATTGTATCAAAGTTTTTGAACATTCTCAAACCAGATGCCATG TCTTTAGGGAATCACGAATTTGACGATGGTCCAGATGGTTTAGTACCTTTCATTAGAGAAGCAACATTTCCTATTGTAACAGCCAATTTAGATCTTTCCAATGAAACTGAATTGGCAGCTACAccgttaaaaaaaagtattattctCAATGTGAAAGGTCACAAAATTGGTATCATTGGATATGTCACACCACAGACGGAGTTGATTTCTTTTTCAAGAAACGTTAAATTTCTCGATGAAATTACAGAAATACggaaagaagtaaaaaaactacaatctcaaggaataaaaattttaattgctgTTGGTCACTCTGGTTTTGctgttgacaaaaaaattgctGCTGAAGTTGATGGGATTGATTTAGTCATTGGTGGACACACGAATACTTTTCTGTATACTGGAATACATCCAGACATTGAAATTCCAGAAGGACTTTATCCTACTGAAATAATGCAAGAAAGTGGTAAAAAAGCTTATGTTGTTCAAGCATATGCTTACACGAAATATTTGGAGAATCTCACAATCGATTTTGACCACAATGGAGCTATCGAAAGTATTTTTGGTGATCCAATTCTACTCGACAGTAGCATCAAAGAAGCACAAGATGTTTTGGCTGAACTTGAAAAATGGCGACCTGCTTTAGATGATTTAGCAAAACAGGAAGTCGGTTCAACAACTGTTTTAATTGACGGAGATAGTAAAAGTTGCAGGAGACAAGAGTGTAATTTCGGTAATCTTATTACGGATGCTATCGTCAACTAt CACGCAAACCAATACTCTAAGACCGATGGATGGACTGATGCACCAATTGCTTTTGTAAATGCTGGAGGCATTAGATCATCGATTGATAGAACTCCCAGTGACATG ATTATGATGAGTGATGTTCTTGCTGCACTGCCATTCAATACAAGTGTAgttaaattagaaatattgGGGGAGGTGCTTTTGGAAGTACTTGAATGGAGTGTATACACACTTGATGAAGGAGATACAAGCAATCTTAATGGAGCGTTTTTGCAGTATTCGGGAATTCAG GTAACCTATGATCTATCGAAGCCTGGTGGGTCAAGAGTTATTTCTGTTTTCGTCCGTTGTTCAAAATGCAGAGTTCCAagctataaaaaattgaaaaacaactCAATGTACAGTGTGCTTACAGGTCATTTTTTGAGAAATGGCGGAGATGGTTATAAAATGCTAGTAAATCTCAAATGGAGTTCAGAAGGCATTACTACAGACGCAGTTCTAGTTGAGTATTTGAAAATGCATAGTCCGATACACCCAGAAGTTGGTTGGAGGATCAACTTTGTAATACCATCCAGAGAAAGGAAAGTAAATCATTCCGATAGTATCAACAGTGGGTCGAAAATATTTCGACGTACTATtctttttcctctttttttaatGCCCTTGATGTTTTATCGAATGGCTTGA
- the LOC122851904 gene encoding protein 5NUC-like isoform X2: MKSNFLILHTLLVVIFFDSVLARLISHNDGFTLRVIHTNDMHSRFEQTSAIATECQTANETERKCYGGFARLATLIREARTSNIPTLFLNAGDTYQGTAWFSVHKWKIVSKFLNILKPDAMSLGNHEFDDGPDGLVPFIREATFPIVTANLDLSNETELAATPLKKSIILNVKGHKIGIIGYVTPQTELISFSRNVKFLDEITEIRKEVKKLQSQGIKILIAVGHSGFAVDKKIAAEVDGIDLVIGGHTNTFLYTGIHPDIEIPEGLYPTEIMQESGKKAYVVQAYAYTKYLENLTIDFDHNGAIESIFGDPILLDSSIKEAQDVLAELEKWRPALDDLAKQEVGSTTVLIDGDSKSCRRQECNFGNLITDAIVNYHANQYSKTDGWTDAPIAFVNAGGIRSSIDRTPSDMIMMSDVLAALPFNTSVVKLEILGEVLLEVLEWSVYTLDEGDTSNLNGAFLQYSGIQVTYDLSKPGGSRVISVFVRCSKCRVPSYKKLKNNSMYSVLTGHFLRNGGDGYKMLVNLKWSSEGITTDAVLSFSVIFIIYKWDSHNFLKKIMSYSIDHAPDIKNVDIITSELSDMVINVIRRFYPTTQIRCSLFYYQKYYIPVL; this comes from the exons atgaaatcaaattttttaattctacatACGTTGCTAGTTGTTATTTTCTTCGACAGTGTTTTAGCGCGTTTAATTTCTCATAATGATGGATTTACCCTTAGAGTTATTCACACAAACGACATGCATTCCAG ATTTGAACAGACATCGGCAATTGCTACAGAATGCCAAACAGCAAATGAAACTGAAAGAAAATGTTACGGTGGCTTCGCTCGCCTCGCAACTTTGATAAGGGAAGCACGGACATCTAATATTCCAACCCTTTTCCTCAATGCTGGTGATACCTACCAAG GTACTGCTTGGTTCAGTGTACACAAATGGAAGATTGTATCAAAGTTTTTGAACATTCTCAAACCAGATGCCATG TCTTTAGGGAATCACGAATTTGACGATGGTCCAGATGGTTTAGTACCTTTCATTAGAGAAGCAACATTTCCTATTGTAACAGCCAATTTAGATCTTTCCAATGAAACTGAATTGGCAGCTACAccgttaaaaaaaagtattattctCAATGTGAAAGGTCACAAAATTGGTATCATTGGATATGTCACACCACAGACGGAGTTGATTTCTTTTTCAAGAAACGTTAAATTTCTCGATGAAATTACAGAAATACggaaagaagtaaaaaaactacaatctcaaggaataaaaattttaattgctgTTGGTCACTCTGGTTTTGctgttgacaaaaaaattgctGCTGAAGTTGATGGGATTGATTTAGTCATTGGTGGACACACGAATACTTTTCTGTATACTGGAATACATCCAGACATTGAAATTCCAGAAGGACTTTATCCTACTGAAATAATGCAAGAAAGTGGTAAAAAAGCTTATGTTGTTCAAGCATATGCTTACACGAAATATTTGGAGAATCTCACAATCGATTTTGACCACAATGGAGCTATCGAAAGTATTTTTGGTGATCCAATTCTACTCGACAGTAGCATCAAAGAAGCACAAGATGTTTTGGCTGAACTTGAAAAATGGCGACCTGCTTTAGATGATTTAGCAAAACAGGAAGTCGGTTCAACAACTGTTTTAATTGACGGAGATAGTAAAAGTTGCAGGAGACAAGAGTGTAATTTCGGTAATCTTATTACGGATGCTATCGTCAACTAt CACGCAAACCAATACTCTAAGACCGATGGATGGACTGATGCACCAATTGCTTTTGTAAATGCTGGAGGCATTAGATCATCGATTGATAGAACTCCCAGTGACATG ATTATGATGAGTGATGTTCTTGCTGCACTGCCATTCAATACAAGTGTAgttaaattagaaatattgGGGGAGGTGCTTTTGGAAGTACTTGAATGGAGTGTATACACACTTGATGAAGGAGATACAAGCAATCTTAATGGAGCGTTTTTGCAGTATTCGGGAATTCAG GTAACCTATGATCTATCGAAGCCTGGTGGGTCAAGAGTTATTTCTGTTTTCGTCCGTTGTTCAAAATGCAGAGTTCCAagctataaaaaattgaaaaacaactCAATGTACAGTGTGCTTACAGGTCATTTTTTGAGAAATGGCGGAGATGGTTATAAAATGCTAGTAAATCTCAAATGGAGTTCAGAAGGCATTACTACAGACGCAGTTCTA AGTTTTTCGGTCATATTCATAATCTACAAATGGGACTCTCAtaattttctcaaaaaaataatgtcgtATTCAATAGATCATGCACCGGACATAAAAAATGTTGACATTATCACCAGTGAAC
- the LOC122851904 gene encoding protein 5NUC-like isoform X1, protein MKSNFLILHTLLVVIFFDSVLARLISHNDGFTLRVIHTNDMHSRFEQTSAIATECQTANETERKCYGGFARLATLIREARTSNIPTLFLNAGDTYQGTAWFSVHKWKIVSKFLNILKPDAMSLGNHEFDDGPDGLVPFIREATFPIVTANLDLSNETELAATPLKKSIILNVKGHKIGIIGYVTPQTELISFSRNVKFLDEITEIRKEVKKLQSQGIKILIAVGHSGFAVDKKIAAEVDGIDLVIGGHTNTFLYTGIHPDIEIPEGLYPTEIMQESGKKAYVVQAYAYTKYLENLTIDFDHNGAIESIFGDPILLDSSIKEAQDVLAELEKWRPALDDLAKQEVGSTTVLIDGDSKSCRRQECNFGNLITDAIVNYHANQYSKTDGWTDAPIAFVNAGGIRSSIDRTPSDMIMMSDVLAALPFNTSVVKLEILGEVLLEVLEWSVYTLDEGDTSNLNGAFLQYSGIQVTYDLSKPGGSRVISVFVRCSKCRVPSYKKLKNNSMYSVLTGHFLRNGGDGYKMLVNLKWSSEGITTDAVLSFSVIFIIYKWDSHNFLKKIMSYSIDHAPDIKNVDIITSELSDMVINVIRRFYPTTQIRCSLFYYQKLPFVQSVDIERH, encoded by the exons atgaaatcaaattttttaattctacatACGTTGCTAGTTGTTATTTTCTTCGACAGTGTTTTAGCGCGTTTAATTTCTCATAATGATGGATTTACCCTTAGAGTTATTCACACAAACGACATGCATTCCAG ATTTGAACAGACATCGGCAATTGCTACAGAATGCCAAACAGCAAATGAAACTGAAAGAAAATGTTACGGTGGCTTCGCTCGCCTCGCAACTTTGATAAGGGAAGCACGGACATCTAATATTCCAACCCTTTTCCTCAATGCTGGTGATACCTACCAAG GTACTGCTTGGTTCAGTGTACACAAATGGAAGATTGTATCAAAGTTTTTGAACATTCTCAAACCAGATGCCATG TCTTTAGGGAATCACGAATTTGACGATGGTCCAGATGGTTTAGTACCTTTCATTAGAGAAGCAACATTTCCTATTGTAACAGCCAATTTAGATCTTTCCAATGAAACTGAATTGGCAGCTACAccgttaaaaaaaagtattattctCAATGTGAAAGGTCACAAAATTGGTATCATTGGATATGTCACACCACAGACGGAGTTGATTTCTTTTTCAAGAAACGTTAAATTTCTCGATGAAATTACAGAAATACggaaagaagtaaaaaaactacaatctcaaggaataaaaattttaattgctgTTGGTCACTCTGGTTTTGctgttgacaaaaaaattgctGCTGAAGTTGATGGGATTGATTTAGTCATTGGTGGACACACGAATACTTTTCTGTATACTGGAATACATCCAGACATTGAAATTCCAGAAGGACTTTATCCTACTGAAATAATGCAAGAAAGTGGTAAAAAAGCTTATGTTGTTCAAGCATATGCTTACACGAAATATTTGGAGAATCTCACAATCGATTTTGACCACAATGGAGCTATCGAAAGTATTTTTGGTGATCCAATTCTACTCGACAGTAGCATCAAAGAAGCACAAGATGTTTTGGCTGAACTTGAAAAATGGCGACCTGCTTTAGATGATTTAGCAAAACAGGAAGTCGGTTCAACAACTGTTTTAATTGACGGAGATAGTAAAAGTTGCAGGAGACAAGAGTGTAATTTCGGTAATCTTATTACGGATGCTATCGTCAACTAt CACGCAAACCAATACTCTAAGACCGATGGATGGACTGATGCACCAATTGCTTTTGTAAATGCTGGAGGCATTAGATCATCGATTGATAGAACTCCCAGTGACATG ATTATGATGAGTGATGTTCTTGCTGCACTGCCATTCAATACAAGTGTAgttaaattagaaatattgGGGGAGGTGCTTTTGGAAGTACTTGAATGGAGTGTATACACACTTGATGAAGGAGATACAAGCAATCTTAATGGAGCGTTTTTGCAGTATTCGGGAATTCAG GTAACCTATGATCTATCGAAGCCTGGTGGGTCAAGAGTTATTTCTGTTTTCGTCCGTTGTTCAAAATGCAGAGTTCCAagctataaaaaattgaaaaacaactCAATGTACAGTGTGCTTACAGGTCATTTTTTGAGAAATGGCGGAGATGGTTATAAAATGCTAGTAAATCTCAAATGGAGTTCAGAAGGCATTACTACAGACGCAGTTCTA AGTTTTTCGGTCATATTCATAATCTACAAATGGGACTCTCAtaattttctcaaaaaaataatgtcgtATTCAATAGATCATGCACCGGACATAAAAAATGTTGACATTATCACCAGTGAAC
- the LOC122851904 gene encoding protein 5NUC-like isoform X5 — MKSNFLILHTLLVVIFFDSVLARLISHNDGFTLRVIHTNDMHSRFEQTSAIATECQTANETERKCYGGFARLATLIREARTSNIPTLFLNAGDTYQGTAWFSVHKWKIVSKFLNILKPDAMSLGNHEFDDGPDGLVPFIREATFPIVTANLDLSNETELAATPLKKSIILNVKGHKIGIIGYVTPQTELISFSRNVKFLDEITEIRKEVKKLQSQGIKILIAVGHSGFAVDKKIAAEVDGIDLVIGGHTNTFLYTGIHPDIEIPEGLYPTEIMQESGKKAYVVQAYAYTKYLENLTIDFDHNGAIESIFGDPILLDSSIKEAQDVLAELEKWRPALDDLAKQEVGSTTVLIDGDSKSCRRQECNFGNLITDAIVNYHANQYSKTDGWTDAPIAFVNAGGIRSSIDRTPSDMIMMSDVLAALPFNTSVVKLEILGEVLLEVLEWSVYTLDEGDTSNLNGAFLQYSGIQVIF; from the exons atgaaatcaaattttttaattctacatACGTTGCTAGTTGTTATTTTCTTCGACAGTGTTTTAGCGCGTTTAATTTCTCATAATGATGGATTTACCCTTAGAGTTATTCACACAAACGACATGCATTCCAG ATTTGAACAGACATCGGCAATTGCTACAGAATGCCAAACAGCAAATGAAACTGAAAGAAAATGTTACGGTGGCTTCGCTCGCCTCGCAACTTTGATAAGGGAAGCACGGACATCTAATATTCCAACCCTTTTCCTCAATGCTGGTGATACCTACCAAG GTACTGCTTGGTTCAGTGTACACAAATGGAAGATTGTATCAAAGTTTTTGAACATTCTCAAACCAGATGCCATG TCTTTAGGGAATCACGAATTTGACGATGGTCCAGATGGTTTAGTACCTTTCATTAGAGAAGCAACATTTCCTATTGTAACAGCCAATTTAGATCTTTCCAATGAAACTGAATTGGCAGCTACAccgttaaaaaaaagtattattctCAATGTGAAAGGTCACAAAATTGGTATCATTGGATATGTCACACCACAGACGGAGTTGATTTCTTTTTCAAGAAACGTTAAATTTCTCGATGAAATTACAGAAATACggaaagaagtaaaaaaactacaatctcaaggaataaaaattttaattgctgTTGGTCACTCTGGTTTTGctgttgacaaaaaaattgctGCTGAAGTTGATGGGATTGATTTAGTCATTGGTGGACACACGAATACTTTTCTGTATACTGGAATACATCCAGACATTGAAATTCCAGAAGGACTTTATCCTACTGAAATAATGCAAGAAAGTGGTAAAAAAGCTTATGTTGTTCAAGCATATGCTTACACGAAATATTTGGAGAATCTCACAATCGATTTTGACCACAATGGAGCTATCGAAAGTATTTTTGGTGATCCAATTCTACTCGACAGTAGCATCAAAGAAGCACAAGATGTTTTGGCTGAACTTGAAAAATGGCGACCTGCTTTAGATGATTTAGCAAAACAGGAAGTCGGTTCAACAACTGTTTTAATTGACGGAGATAGTAAAAGTTGCAGGAGACAAGAGTGTAATTTCGGTAATCTTATTACGGATGCTATCGTCAACTAt CACGCAAACCAATACTCTAAGACCGATGGATGGACTGATGCACCAATTGCTTTTGTAAATGCTGGAGGCATTAGATCATCGATTGATAGAACTCCCAGTGACATG ATTATGATGAGTGATGTTCTTGCTGCACTGCCATTCAATACAAGTGTAgttaaattagaaatattgGGGGAGGTGCTTTTGGAAGTACTTGAATGGAGTGTATACACACTTGATGAAGGAGATACAAGCAATCTTAATGGAGCGTTTTTGCAGTATTCGGGAATTCAG GTCATTTTTTGA